The sequence below is a genomic window from Phaenicophaeus curvirostris isolate KB17595 unplaced genomic scaffold, BPBGC_Pcur_1.0 scaffold_93, whole genome shotgun sequence.
ACCCTTGGGTGCTCCTGGGTATCCATAGGGGGCTCCTGGGTGTCCAAAcgtgggatttgggggctcctgggggtccGAATGGAGCCTTGAGGGCTTCTCGGCACCCTTGGGTGCTCCTGGGTATCCATAGGGGGCTCCTGGGTGTCCAAAcgtgggatttgggggctcctgggggtccGAATGGAGCCTTGAGGGCTTCTCAGCACCCTTGGGTGCTCCTGGGTATCCAtagggggctcctgggggtccAAACGTGGGATTTGGGGGCTACCTGGGGGTCCGAATGGAGCCTTGAGGGCTTCTCGGCACCCTTGGGTGCTCCTGGGTATCCATAGGGGGCTCCTGGGTGTCGAAAcgtgggatttgggggctcctgggggtccGAATGGAGCCTTGAGGGCTTCTCGGCACCCTTGGGTGCTCCTGGGTATCCATAGGGGGCTCCTGGGTGTCCAAAcgtgggatttgggggctcctgggggtccGAATGGAGCCTTGAGGGCTTCTCGGCACCCTTGGGTGCTCCTGGGTATCCATAGGGGGCTCCTGGGTGTCTGAATGGAGCCTTGGGGGCTTCTCGGCACCCTTGGGTGCTCCTGGGTATCCATAGGGGGCTCCTGGGTGTCGAAAcgtgggatttgggggctcctgggggtccGAATGGAGCCTTGGGGGCTTCTCGGCACCCTTGGGTGCTCCTGGGTATCCAtagggggctcctgggggtccaaacgtgggatttgggggctcctgggggtccGAATGGAGCCTTGAGGGCTTCTCGGCACCCTTGGGTGCTCCTGGGTATCCAtagggggctcctgggggtccaaacgtgggatttgggggctcctgggggtctGAATGGAGCCTTGGGGGCTTCTCGGCACCCTTGGGTGCTCCTGGGGGTCCAAACGTGGGATTGGGGGGCTTCTCGGCACCcttgggggctcctgggggtccGAACGGAGCTTTGGGGGCTCCTGAGGATCCAAACGTGGGAcctgggggctcctgggggtccAAATGGAGCCTTGGGGGCTTCTTGGCACCCTTGGGTGCTCCTGGGGGTACATGGGGGCTCCTGGGTGTCCAAACGTGGGATTTTGGGGCTCCTGGGTGTCCGAACGGAGCCTTGGGGGCTTCTCGGCACCcttgggggctcctgggggtccAAATGGAGctttgggggctcctgggggtccAAACGTGGGATTTGGGGGCTTCTCGGCACCCTCGGGTGCTGCTGGGCACCCCGACGAGGTCCTGAGGGCTGCTGGGCACCCCCGGGAGCCCCCCCGGCCACACGTGTGCCCCCCAACACGCGTGAGCATCCACTGGAGCCCCCTAGGACACGCGTGGGCCCCCCCTCGGACACACGTATGTGCCCCAGGACACGCGTGGCCCCCCCCCGGACACACGTGGGTGCCCCACGACAGACGTGGCCCCCCCTGCGGACGCACAGGAGCCCCCCCAGACACGTGTGGGTGCCCTTGGACACGCGTGTGCCCCCCTCAGACACGCGTGTGCCCCCCCCAGGACACAcaggagccccctgggacacgcGTGGCCCCCCCAGACACGTGTGGGTGCTCTGGAATATGCGTGTGCGCCCCCCCCAGACACACGTGTGGCCCCCCCAGACACGTGTGGGTGCCCTGGGACAGACGTGGCCCCCCCCCAGACACACGCGTGTGCCCCCCTAGACACATGTGCTCCCCCCGGACACATGTGGGTGCCCTGGGACACGCGTGTGCCCCCCCCTCAACACGCGTGTGccccgtgccccccccccagccacTGACCTGTCTGCACAGATGACACGAGAAccgcagccccccccccccccccctttcctcaTCCCAAAAAGGGGGGGCCCAGACCCCCCCCTTCCTCtaaccccccctcccccccaaccccctgggCTCCGATCTGGCTGCGccagccgcccccccccccccaaaaaaaactcCAAGGGCCCCCCCctcgtccccgtgtcccccccccccgatTCTTTAACACAagtttttacattaaaaacctgtgcccccccccgcccggggCGACGGAACCAGAGACAGAGTGGGGGGGCAGCTCTGAGGGGGGGCTGGTtcattgggggggggggtctggttCATTGGGGGGGGCTGGTTCAGTGGGGGGGGGTCTGGTTCattgggggggggtctggttcattgggggggggtctggttCAGTAGGGGGGGGTCTGGTTCAGTGGGGGGGGTCTGGTTCAATGGGGGGGGGTCTGGTTCAGTGGGGGGGGTCTGGTTCAATGAGGGGGGTCTGGTTCAATTGTGGGGGGGGCTGGTTCAGTGGGGGGGGGCTGGTTCAATGGGGGGGGCTGGTTCAGTGGGGGGGGGTCTGGTTCAGTGGGGGGGGTCTGGTTCAATGGGGGGGGGTCTGGTTCAGTGGGGGGGGGTCTGGTTCAATGGGGGGGGCTGGTTCAATGAGGGGGGGTCTGGTTCAATGGGGGGGGTCTGGTTCAGTGGGGGGGGGTCTGGTTCAGTGGGGGGGGTCTGGTTCAGTGGGGGGGTCTGGTTCAGTGGGGGGGTCTGGTTCAATGGGGGGGGTCTGGTTCAGTGGGGGGGGTCTGGTTCATTGGGGGGGGTCTGGTTCAATGGGGGGGGTCTGATTCAATGGGGGGGGTCTGGTTCAGTGGGGGGGGTAGCCTGGCCTTGGCCCCCCCAcactgtgcctcagtttccccaaggccaaggggggggggggggcatgtGGGTGTTttcccggggggggggggcagataCTGGACACCTGGGGCCATTCCcagtgggaaggggggggggctggTTCCATTCGTATGGGAAAGAGTGaggggggggtccggggggcCCCTGTTTCCATTcccaaggggaggaggagctggggcaggaccgggggggggggcctgggggggccACTTGCTCCATTCCCaaggggaagaaagagggggggcaggaatggggggggggggggcacctggTTCCATTCCCaaggggaaggagctggggggggtcctgggggggtttcCAAGGAGGAACCTGAACCCTTTcctatgggggggggggcacctgaGGCCATTCCTGATGGGAAAGGGGGGTGGCAGGAATGGGGGTGTCCGAGGGGGCACCTGGTTCTATTCCTAATGGGAAGGGAtgagggggggtctggggggcccTGTTTCCATTCCCAATGGGAAGGAGTgaagggggggtctgggggggccctggggggggtcacCTGGTTCCGTTCCTATGGGAAGGAGTGAAtggagggatctgggggtcccCGTTTCCATTCCCAATGGGAAGGAGTGAagggggggtccgggggggccCCGTTTCCATTCCCaatgggaaggaaagaaggggggggtccgggggggccCCGTTTCCATTCCCaatgggaaggagagaaggggggggtctggggggcccCGTTTCCATTCCCaatgggaaggagagaaggggggggtctgggggggcctGGTTCCATTCCCaatgggaaggagagaagggggggtctgggggggcccCGTTTCCATTCCCaatgggaaggagagaaggggggggtccgggggggccCCGTCTCCATTCCCATTGGAACGcgggggcccgggggggcccCTGGGGGGTCACCTGCTCCCTTCCCACGCCGCTCTCCGCCCCCCCCGGGGCGTCCTTGTCCGGGGCTTTATGTGCGGGGGCGCTCGCCGCGTCCGGGGGGCGCGATGGCGTTGGCGTTGTTGGCGCTGCTGGCGTTGGCGTCGCCGGGGGGGGCCCAGTGCCCGCAGCCCTCGGAGCTGCGCGCGGCCGACGGGTCGAAGCTCTGCGCCCTCCTCTACGCCGACGCCAGCGACTACTACGAGCAGTGCTGCGGGGGGGCCAGCCTGGCGGTGCCGCCGGGGGCCGACGTGCCCCACATGCCCTCCGGCTGGGGCCGCCCGCGTCTCCTCGCTGGTGGTCGGCACCCGCTGCGAGCTCAGCGTCTGGTCGCGCGGCGGCAAGGCCGGCAGCACCCGGCGCTTCTCGGCCGGCGCGGTGCCGCGGCTGcaggaggtgaggagggggctcCTGGGCGACTGGGACGACGCCATCCGCGGGTACTACTGCAAGTGTAACTGAggcgggcggcggcgagggcgaGACGCCGTCAACGTGAGCCAAAACGGGCCAAGACACCATCAACGTGAGCCAAAACGGGCCAAGACACCATCAACGTGAGCCAAAACGGGCCAAGACACCATCAACATGAGCCAAAACACCATCAACGTGAGCCAAAACACCATCAACGTAAGCCAAAATGAATCAATGGTGGCTAAGACACCATCAACATGAGCCAAAATGAGCCAAGACACCATCAACGTGAGCCAAAACAAGCCAAGACACCATCAATGTGACCCAAAATGAATCAAGACACCATCAACATGAGCCAAAATGAGTCAACGGTGGCTAAGGCACCATCAACATGAACCAAAATGAGCCAAGACACCATCAACGTGAGCCAAAACGGGCCAAGACACCATCAACGTGAGCCAAAACAAGCCAAGACACCATCAACGTGAGCCAAAACGAGCTGAGACACCATCAACGTGAACCAAAATGAGCCAAGACACCATCAACATGAGCCAAAACGAGCCAAGACACCATCAACGTGACCCAAAACGAGCCAATGGCAGCTGAGACACCGTCAATGTGAGCCAAAATGATTCAAGGCACCATCAACATGAGCCAAAATGAGTCAATGGTGGCTAAGACACCATCAATGTGAGCCAAAACAAGCCAAGACACCATCCATGTCAGCCAAAATGAGCCGAGACACCATCAACGTGAGCCAAAATGAGTCAACGGCAGCTAAGACACAGTCAATGTGAGCCAAAATGAGCCAAGACACCATCAACGTGAGCCAAAATGAGCTGAGACACCATCAACATGAGCCAAAACGAGCCAAGACACCATCAACATGAGCCAAAACGAGCCAAGACACCATCAACATGAACCAAAATGAGCCAAGACACCATCAACATGAGCCAAAATGAGCCAAGACACCATCAACGTGAGCCAAAATGAGCTGAGACACCATCAACGCGAGCCAAAATGACTCAACAGCGGCTAAGACACCAGCAATGTGAGCCAAAATGAGCCAAGACACCATCAACATGAGCCAAAATGAGTCAATGGCAGCTAAGACACAGTCAATGTGAGCCAAAACGAGCCAAGACACCATCAACGTGAGCCAAAACGAGCCGAGACACCATCAATGTGAGCCAAAACGAGCCAACACCGGCCAATATGAGCCAACGCGAGCCAACCCAGACCAAGACGCGCCGACACGAGTCACCAGAGGCCGAGACGAGGCCAGCGCGGCCACCAGGTCACCAGAGGTCGGTCTTGGCCCACACGGCGAGACGTGTGCGAGCCGCCGCGAGTCGATGAAGCGAGCCAGGCCGAGCCCCGCCAGCTCTCGGGGTGTCTTTGCCGCGCTCCCCGTCCCCGCCCGATGCCGCCAATAAAGCCCGGAGGCCGCAGCCGCTCCCACCCGGCGGGCGCTTTATTGGGGGGCGGGAGCCGGGGGGGCAGCAGccggacccccccccccttccccacgGGGCCCCCCCAGCCCGCGGCGTTACAAAACCCCATATAAATAGATCCGGTAAAAAACAAAACGGGGGGAAACCGACCCGAAAACCCCGAAAGGACCCAAAAATGTAGtgtgggaggagggggggggcgATCAGTAGTGTGGCCGCGGGGCCGGAGCGGTGGGAAatccgtcccccccccccaggaaaACCGGGATTcggaaggaaaaaagggggaggacGGCCCCGAACGGggccccccccccagtgccAAATCCGCGCCGGGGAGCGGCAGCGCCGGTGGCCTCGTCCCCAAGGCCGGGAGAGGATTCCGGGCCCGGCGCGCGGCGGGAAGCGTCGGCGTGTCCGGTTTTGCCTTCAGCGCAGGCGGTTTTGGCGCATGAGGGGGACGATGGAGGCGGGGGGCCCGGCCTTGGCGAGGAACGGGTGCTTGAGCAGCTCGGTGGCCGTCGCCCGCTGCCCCGGGTCTCGCACCAGCATGCGGTCCAGGAAGCCCTTGAGGGAGGGCGAGACCTGCGGGAAGAGAGGCCCGTCGGCGTCGGAGGCAGCCGGGAGGGTTTTTCCCCGGCTCCGGAAGCTTCCGCCGGCTCCCTCCGGCCTCGCCGTACCTTGTGGCCGTGCTTGAGCTTGGGAGGGAGGTTGTCccggatcatcttcatggccttgAGCGGCGGCTCGTTGAAGTAGGGGGGCTCCCCGTCCACCATCTCGATCACCATCACTCCCAGAGACCAGATATCCACCTGCCAGGCCCCGAGGCCATCGAATTCATCCCTCCACCCCCCAAATCTATCCCCAAAGACCCCCCAGAATTGACCCCTGCATCCAAAAATCCAACCCATGGCCCCCAAATCCAACCCACGTCCCCCAAATCCATCACCACgtcccccaaatccatccccaCAGCCATCAAAACCAGCCCACGTCCCCAGATCCATCCCCAAATCCATCAAATCCAACCCATGTCCCCCAAATCCATCCTCGTGgcccccaaatccatccccaCAGCCATCAAAACCAGCCCACgtcccccaaatccatccccaAATCCATCAAATCCAACCCACatcccccaaatccatccccaCATCCTCCAAATCCATCCTCGTGGCCCCCAAATCCAAACCGTGGCCCCCAAAtccaaaccatgtcccccaaatccaaaccatgtcccccaaatccatccccacgtcccccaaATCCATGCTTGTGGCCCCCAAATCCATGCTTGTGGCCCCCAAGTCCATCTTCACATTCCCAAATACAACCCACATCCCCCAAATCcgtccccacatcccccaaaTCCAACCACGTGGCTCCCAAATACAACCCCACGTCCCCCAAATCCAACCCACGTCCCCCAAATCCATCCTCATGgcccccaaatccatccccatgtcccccaaaTCCATCCTCATGGCCCCCTAATCCAACCCACGTCCCCCAAATCCAACCCACGTCCCCCAAATCCATCCTCGTGGCCCCCAAATCCATCCTCGTGGCCCCCAAATCCAAACCGTGGCCCCCAAAtccaaaccatgtcccccaaatccatccccacgtcccccaaATCCATGCTTGTGGCCCTCAAATCCATGCTTGTGGCCCCCAAGTCCATCTTCACATTCCCAAATACAACCCACATCCCCCAAATCcgtccccacatcccccaaaTCCAACCCCGTGGCCCCCAAATCCAACCCCACGTCCCCCAAATCCAACCCCACGTCCCCCAAATCCATCCTCATGGCCCCCTAATCCAACCCACGTCCCCCAAATCCAACCCACGTCCCCCAAATCCATCCTCgtggaccccaaatccatcctcGTGGCCCCCAAATCCAACCCCGTgtcccccaaatccatccccaCGTTCCCCAAATCCATCTTCATGTTCCCAAATCCAACCCACGTCCCCCAAATCTATCCTCGTGGCCCCCAAATCCAACCCACGTCCCCCAAATCCATCCTTGTGGCCCCCAAATCCAAACTATGTCCCCCAAATCCAACCCATGTCCCCCAAATCCAACCCATGTCCCCCAAATCCAACCCCACGTCCCCCAGATCCATCCTCGTGGCCCCCAAATCCAACCCCGTgtcccccaaatccatccccacgtcccccaaATCCATC
It includes:
- the SYCN gene encoding LOW QUALITY PROTEIN: syncollin (The sequence of the model RefSeq protein was modified relative to this genomic sequence to represent the inferred CDS: deleted 1 base in 1 codon): MALALLALLALASPGGAQCPQPSELRAADGSKLCALLYADASDYYEQCCGGASLAVPPGADVPHMPSGWAARVSSLVVGTRCELSVWSRGGKAGSTRRFSAGAVPRLQEVRRGLLGDWDDAIRGYYCKCN